A window of Diabrotica virgifera virgifera chromosome 9, PGI_DIABVI_V3a contains these coding sequences:
- the LOC126891895 gene encoding uncharacterized protein LOC126891895, with product MTISPMLVFKGEGLLNSLINKLPVELHIPGYQYCGPGTKLKKRLARGDPGINPLDAACKQHDIAYSHHTSLEERHKADKELEDRAWERFKSKDASFGEKSAALLVTGGMKTKRKLGMGCPRRRGRKGRYSFNRDVVPKIAKSMKRGASLRDTALTAVRIAKSVIKKLGGRKTVDLPRVLPLKSGGFLPLIPLFAGLSALGALAGGAAGVAKTVVDAKNAQKKLEEDMRHNKAMEHIGSGLYLRKKPRGGFGLYLKKNFQ from the coding sequence ATGACCATCAGTCCAATGTTGGTGTTCAAAGGGGAAGGTCTTTTGAACTCTCTAATTAATAAACTTCCAGTTGAGCTTCATATTCCTGGTTATCAGTATTGTGGACCtggaacaaaactaaaaaaacgtCTTGCACGCGGAGATCCGGGAATTAATCCTTTAGACGCAGCTTGTAAACAACACGATATCGCTTATTCGCATCATACATCTCTCGAAGAACGTCACAAGGccgataaagaattggaagataGGGCTTGGGAGCGATTCAAGTCTAAGGACGCTAGCTTTGGCGAAAAAAGTGCTGCTTTACTTGTAACCGGTGGAATGAAAACGAAAAGAAAGTTGGGAATGGGATGTCCTCGTCGTCGTGGAAGAAAGGGACGTTATTCTTTCAATCGGGATGTGGTACCTAAAATTGCAAAGTCCATGAAGAGAGGAGCATCGTTAAGAGATACTGCTTTGACAGCTGTACGAATAGCAAAATCGGTAATTAAAAAACTTGGTGGACGAAAAACAGTTGATCTTCCACGAGTGTTGccactaaaatctggaggtttcctACCCCTCATACCCCTATTTGCAGGTCTTTCTGCATTGGGGGCTTTAGCCGGTGGTGCAGCAGGGGTGGCGAAGACTGTGGTTGACGCAAAGAACGCCCAAAAGAAATTGGAAGAGGATATGCGCCATAATAAGGCGATGGAACACATCGGCTCAGGTCTGTACTTGCGTAAGAAACCAAGAGGCGGATTCGGTTTGTATctgaaaaaaaacttccaataa
- the LOC126890958 gene encoding uncharacterized protein LOC126890958, producing MYGKRARSNNITMPPIFDIYRKPIFDESIRKAEYRTYAPFIKSFNCNDIVEFSINQVDSFFAMSETLLCIKGSLEITGNGGVKLANNVGAFLFDSCTYSESAREMETVRDPGIVSAVRAMTCYTQEDSNYMVMAGWNYPKDPILNAADHSFSIQMPLKHVFNIFNDYPLITCGRQTIRLVRARNDNDCIVITEKQNADKTTTVTTAKINITNIELRVKHIFPNDDIKLELMKSIQQDQPIVIPFRKWELHELPAITRGARREVWAVKTSTSVERPRYVIVFFQTNKRDKITADPTLFDNVNIQSIRLSLNGEYWPNERMQLDFSKTDYNEAYFNYTEFYPSYIHSQQKRPLLDFSAFKNRALFVIDCSKQEESMKASTVDVKLDIEANNGFPDNTKAYCIIIHDCVMEYFPLTEIVKSLN from the coding sequence ATGTATGGAAAGAGAGCGCGTTCAAACAACATCACAATGCCTccaatatttgatatttatcGTAAGCCAATATTTGATGAATCGATTCGAAAGGCTGAATACCGAACTTATGCACCATTCATCAAATCATTCAACTGCAATGATATTGTCGAATTTAGCATTAATCAAGTTGACTCGTTTTTTGCAATGAGCGAAACCTTGTTATGCATTAAAGGATCACTCGAAATAACTGGAAATGGTGGCGTCAAACTAGCAAATAATGTGGGTGCCTTCCTTTTCGATTCGTGTACGTACAGCGAAAGCGCAAGGGAGATGGAAACAGTGCGGGATCCTGGCATCGTAAGTGCTGTACGTGCCATGACATGTTATACGCAAGAAGATTCTAATTATATGGTTATGGCTGGATGGAATTACCCTAAGGATCCAATTCTAAACGCTGCAGATCATTCATTCAGCATACAGATGCCTCTTAAGCATGTTTTCAACATTTTTAATGATTATCCATTGATTACGTGTGGTCGTCAAACAATAAGACTAGTTCGAGCTCGAAATGATAACGATTGCATAgttattacagaaaaacaaaacgcTGACAAAACTACAACTGTTACAACCGCTAAGATTAACATTACCAATATTGAGCTTAGAGTGAAGCACATATTCCCCAATGATGATATTAAATTGGAACTCATGAAATCTATTCAACAAGATCAACCTATAGTTATTCCGTTTAGAAAGTGGGAATTACATGAATTACCTGCTATTACGAGAGGTGCCAGGCGTGAAGTTTGGGCTGTTAAAACTAGCACATCAGTTGAAAGACCTCGTTATGTTATTGTTTTCTTTCAAACCAACAAACGCGACAAGATTACAGCTGATCCTACTTTATTTGACAATGTCAACATCCAAAGTATTAGATTATCGTTAAATGGAGAATACTGGCCAAACGAGAGAATGCAATTGGATTTTAGCAAAACCGATTACAATGAAGCCTATTTTAACTATACCGAATTTTATCCTAGCTACATACATTCCCAACAAAAACGACCTCTACTCGATTTCTCAGCTTTTAAGAATCGTGCATTGTTCGTTATCGATTGTTCGAAACAAGAAGAAAGCATGAAAGCATCCACCGTTGACGTAAAACTCGATATTGAAGCGAATAACGGTTTTCCCGACAATACCAAGGCCTATTGTATTATTATTCACGACTGTGTAATGGAGTACTTCCCTCTCaccgaaattgtaaaaagtctAAATTAG